The proteins below come from a single Vidua chalybeata isolate OUT-0048 chromosome 1, bVidCha1 merged haplotype, whole genome shotgun sequence genomic window:
- the ADCYAP1 gene encoding pituitary adenylate cyclase-activating polypeptide, with amino-acid sequence MCSKAILALLVYGIIMHCSVYCSPAAGLQYPALRLEDEVYDEDGNTLQDFAYDQEPLGIGNPSSMIGEMYTLYYPPEKRHADGIFNKAYRKLLGQLSARKYLHSLMAKRVGGASGGLGDDAEPLTKRHIDGIFTDSYSRYRKQMAVKKYLAAVLGKRYKQRVKNKGRRVAYL; translated from the exons ATGTGTAGCAAAGCGATCTTAGCACTCCTGGTCTATGGCATAATAATGCACTGCAGCGTCTACTGCTCACCTGCGGCCGGACTTCAGTACCCGGCGCTCAG GCTGGAGGATGAAGTCTACGACGAGGACGGGAACACCCTGCAGGACTTCGCCTACGACCAAGAGCCCCTCGGTATAGGGAATCCGTCCTCCATGATCGGCGAGATGTACACCTTGTATTACCCACCAGAAAAGAG GCACGCCGATGGGATCTTCAACAAAGCCTACAGGAAACTCCTGGGCCAGTTATCTGCCAGGAAATATCTGCACTCCCTGATGGCCAAGCGGGTCGG CGGTGCCAGCGGCGGCCTGGGGGACGATGCGGAACCGCTGACCAAGCGGCACATAGACGGCATCTTCACGGACAGCTACAGCCGCTACCGGAAACAGATGGCTGTCAAGAAATACCTAGCAGCCGTCCTTGGGAAAAGGTATAAACAAAGAGTTAAAAACAAAGGACGTCGAGTAGCGTATTTGTAG